AAGCTAACTATAAATCTGCGaacaataaaattttatatataacatTTTCACATATCACATAATTAGTATACACTTAGTATATCAGAACCAAAACAGCCCCAGTTCAACATGAacacacaaacatacaaacaGCCCCAGTTCAACATGAACATAACTTCTATAGAGCTTTGTGTAACTCGAGCTTAGCTACGAAAATTTTAGCGTAGGAATATCAAATGCAAAACTGATATCGTGCAACCACAGTTGTGAAACATGAATAAAAAAGATAGTAATATCATGGCCAGTGGGGGCTGTTATAAAAAAGACAATTCCTCCACCACTTGGTCAGTGGGGGCtgttatttaatttgaaaaagcATAGTTGTGTGATTATACTATGCAACAAAAATTCAGAACCAATAATGTGCACAATTCATTCATTTATTGACATCATAACTCAAATGTTAGAACCGACAATGATCAGTTGCTAAAAACAATACACAGAGCAAACATTAGTACTACTAAAAAATTCATTTCATTCATCATGGAATGTATAGTACATATACCAAGGGGATAATAATTATTCTCATATGTGTTGTGTTTGGTTATCTACAGTGGGTGCTAAATTTCCAACAAGTGCACTTACAAACAAACAACTTGAATCTCAAAATTATCTGTCAAAGAATGTGTTTGATGCAGCATTCATGATACATATCTTAAGAACTCACAAGTGAAAATTGAAACTAACAGGATTAACTTTCTAACAGTCCAAATGATTTCACTAAACAATTTAATACACTCAGAACCATGTATCCTATGCACTTCTGGCCAGAGCTCCCATGAATCCAAACCTAACCTAAGACTCAGAATTTCACGTCTCGACGGCTCAGACACCATAGGTTGGATCTTCGAGTTCATCAAATTATTTGTTTACCATAATACACTTAAAATTGATCGAGTCAAAATCATGTTTCTCTACCTAAAATTGGTTGTTTAACACCGCCAAAATACTAACATGGCATGGGTTCCGgccaaataaaatcaaatgacTTGCAACAGCAAAACCAATACATTAGAATTTGGTGTATTTTTATTTAACCAATATATTAGGGTTGATCCAGACAAAAATCAAATCGAAACAAAAACATAAGAAATCTAACAATTTGAATCAAACCTTCATAAGAATCAAAACGAAAAAAATGATTGAAACAACAAATCGAAACCGAAACAACTAATCGAACCAAATGAAAAAAAGAGTTAAGGAGAGAAGAAATGTAGAGCTTACCTGAGAAAGGAGAAAGGAAGGTAACGAAGAGTCTGAAGAGCTGATTGGAAGAAACGAAGAATCGAAACAACTGATTGCCGAACCTGAAACGATGAGAAGGGATGAGAAGCGAGCCTGGAACCTGGAATCGatattgaaaaagaaataatttcAGAAGAGATGAGAAGCGATGAACCTGAAGCGATTTTGAGAAGCGATTTTGAGAGGCGATTTTGAGAGGCGATTTTGAGAAATCTGGAAATCTCGAACTGAAACAATTTCAGAAAggtttagggtttttgttttctGAAACGTGGGAATAATAGGTAGCGTGGAAGCGAAACAATTTCAGAAAGGGTaggttttatttataaattatattttaattcaattttattaatttacctaaaattttattttattagtttattatattgATCTTAGTTTATAAATTTgagtttaatataatttttattaatttatagttttattttaaaaattaaattttagttataatttatagttttatttaataaatactttgatcaattaactttattttattaatttataatattaatttgttttataaattttagtttaacataatattagtttttgtttattaatttttaaattttattattttttcaattaagttttagttttaatatatatttgtattGGTTTTTTAATTTATAGTTAAGAATAACTAAATAACcaattatttaaaacaataaaaaaattgaacGAAATTGGTGGAAGAATTGAAAAACTTTCGCACTAACATTAACGTCGGCCAAAGCCGTCGCTaccatgaaataataataattaaaaataataaactaaaaggAGGCAAACGAAATAGGATGGAGGGAAATGAAAAATTTCACACCAAACTTAGCGTCGGTCAAAGCCGCCgctatataatttttaaaaacaataaacgaAAAGGAGGCAAACGAAATTGGTGGAGGGAAATGAAATTATTTCGCACCATCATTAGCCTCGCTTGTAGCCGTCGCtaccatttaaaaaattaatccattaaaataataaatgGAAAGGAGGCAAACTAAATTGGTGGAGGGAAATGAAAATATTTCTTATGACCGTTAGCGTCGGCTACGACCGACGCTATAGTTAAAATTCTGGAAAAAAAGTAAAACAAGTGCTTTTTCTTATGGAGCGTCGGTTACTATAGACGCTAAGCCAACACTAGTAGCGTCGGGGTCGTGGCCGACGCTAACAAATTGCAGCTAAAACatgattttcttgtagtgaaaaaaggcggtgcttttgtgcctcggtaccggtcgacgctcgcaacaatggttgatatgtccgatttgaaggatggtgctttacgtgaaatcgttatggatgagagtgtcttcggtattgaattcaagtcacttattacacttgatgacttggaggagatttttaagcatgatcaactaggcgtcaataacatgcactcatacatccggtaatattccctcatccgatatattatttaattagtcccacaatataatttatttacacatttcaatgaaaataatctaatgtttattatgtttttatttaaggttgttgtatgacagagtgttgcgcgggactccgttgtctaacagattccgtttcgtgtcttccgcccactgcagcggaatggcaattgcttcggaacgggaatcagttagacagcgattagtcgatagattcatgtccaccggcaatacagaatgtctgcatctttgggcgtataatacccgaccagtagggttagtttctcattctttgttcatctaatctctgtttcttttgtgtatagcaaaattttcatataacctattgtttttatttatagagcacactggttgctgcttgctatcaaccctataagggaagtcgtgtattatctgaattcggtaaatggtgaatggaccaattatccggccatgaaggacatcgttgatttgtaaatgggatcgttctaaatatatattcgtgtatatttatatatatttacttatttgtgggattgatctaaacatatgcttttatatatttgttaattagatcaatacaagtgttccgaagtcaacgggacgcacaggtatcccgaactaaatctagcaacattacttggatccaagtgcaggtacattatttttcacaatgttgcttataatatatttatgctacttgataaaacaatgcacaactatagaatcttatttgtttttctatgtagtgtccgcaacagaaaaacagttacgattgcggatactttgtattgaggtttatgaaagaaatccttcaggcaaatcaattagagattccgctcacggtatgaatttataacttaagataatttcatataatttattacatttaactaaatgtatcattcatattttgtttttgttttgtagtaccttgacgaattccgtgccgctggatacccgaaacttaagttggaagaaataaaagaggatttgtgtcatttttatattaagcgctttttcatgtaggatttgtgtcgaattgaagtactataatattattgatgttgtaacgatgtatatataattttggatattataatggtattatattagtatatatatatatatatatattgtcttactgatggctgaaataatatcgtcgaaaataaattacaggtcgaaaatattacaggctgaaaacatattacaggtcgaaaatattacaggtcgactgggaggattaaattacaggctgcacattaaaatacgtcatttagctactaaagcgctttttaaaaagcgctcttaaaggcccacatactaaagcgcttctctttaaaagcgctgccaaagattaataaaaaagcaaaaaaaaaaaaaaaagcaacatactaaagcgcttttgtaaaagcgctcttataggggggggctatcagagcgctttttctggaaaaagcgctcttaaagcccaccctataagagcgcttttacaaaagcgctttagtatgttgcgtttttttttttattttttactctcacaggggggcctatcacagcgcttttctggaaaaagcgcacttaaaggggggcctaccagagcgctttttcctgaaaagcgctcttaaaggggggcctacaagagcgctttttctagaaaagcgctcttatagggggggcctaccagagcgcttttaaaagcgctttcgtagcctataaTTCCTGACTGCTCGTCTTACACTAAGGCGACGTTCAGGTTCGCTTGTCGGTTGTTCTAGAGCTTCGCCTTGTGAGCGAGTGTTTGGCATACAACCGacgaaaaaagaaaaataaagttttGTTGCTTCTATACGCGCAACAGAAAAATCGCACTAAATGACTAATCAGTCCTCGAAAATGGCGCCCttaaaagccttgcgcgttgtagtgGGAATTCTTATCCTCGTTCAGTCTTTGAGGGCTTTTTAAGAAAATTGGCGTTGTTGAATGACTGAAATCAATGACGGTTTTAACTCAAAATCGTTTCGGTTGATTGCAGAGGCAACAATGCTCTTGTGAGGCTCTTGTTGTGATGGAGCAGCATAATCTCTAAGTGGAAGGTTTCGTGGTCCTTCAGTGGTCATGTCTACTTCTGGTTTGAATTCTGGTTCAGTTTTAGGTTCGGATTCTGATTCGGAATCGGATTTAGAATCAGACTCGAATTCGGGTTTAGGAAAAGGAATCACGTGGTTGAGACAATAATTCCTGACTGCTCGTCTTACACTAAGGCGACGTTCAGGTTCGCTTGTCGGTTGTTCTAGAGCTTCGCCTTGTGAGCGAGTGTTTGGCATACAACCgacgaaaaagaaaaaaaaagttttgttgCTTCTATACGCGCAACAGAAAAATCGCACTAAATGACTAATCAGTCCTCGAAaatggcgccaaaaacttgatcgggacTTTATAAGTCTATCAGGATACTAACTGCAAGTATATAGTCTAGTCgttttagttttaaaagatatcgaccCCAAAGAGACTGAGGATCAATATAGTACGATCTTATGTTACTTATGCTACCTTGAGCTATCAATTTCTTTGTTGTGGGGAACGAAAACTATATATGATTCTAATAATAGTATTCTAAGAGTACTGGTATGCAACAGTCAGACATCCAGGTTCAATAAATCATCGGCATAGATTAAGTATAGAAACACTTTTCAGAATATATCATTTGAATTAAAAACCCTCTTCCCCCACActcgtgtttattgatttagATTATAAAGCAGCCCTAAAGTTTGCTCTCGCTAAATCATTTAATAACTGGAATTactctttgaaaatcaaataaaatataatcaactcTAAAGTGCTCTCGCTCTATTTACAGTTGATGCTTTGATATCTTCTATCCGGTAAAAGACTTCGAACTCTCGTTGTGTTGATTTTAAATCTCAATTTGTAATTTACTTTCGTAACAAACCAATTTAGTATTAATTTTAGAAATCAAAACCAGAATTatgtttaattagtttttaagCCGAATCATTATTGAACCTTTCGGTTCAGTGACCTTGCACGTGGGAATTAGGTAGACATGCTTTTGAATTCAAATATACATAAACAATAACGGGATATAAATTCAGACACGGTAATTGAACAAAATAATATTGAAGGCATATAAATTAAAAACCTAGAAATTAAAGGTATATTGGAATATTCTTCGAGCACCAAAGTATTCTTCAATACAGGAACAAGATTCTTCGATTACACTTGAAATCCAAAAATAGTAACTAATCTAAGGTGCAATAATCCCTCAATACAAGGAATTATTACTTTGAATGGTAAATTGAAAGACTGGAAATAAGGGTGCTAGGAAATTGAAAATAGCAATAGCAATTTAAATAACAGAGAACTCAGTAAACAAAATAATGACAGAAGGGAGAGAGCTTCAAAAATTCCAACTGCCTCTCTTTTATAGCCAACTTGTATGACCTAGGCTTCCTAGAATCTAGGAAGCACGACTTCTTTTCCTGTGAGACTTGGTCCTGATCGTGTGAGGATTTGGCATTTCTTTTAGTGCGTGGGCTGCTTCTGTTTTCAACAGAATTAAACTGTGTGTCGTTCACAACCATTGTGTGCCGAGGGGAACACCTTTTCTTTCCATGCCAGACGTAACACAATCCATGCCGTCCGTAACAGCCTTCTGTCATGACTTCTTTGGCAGACACTTCTGCTTCATAGCAGAAGTGTATTGTTTTTTAGTTGTTTGCTCTTCTTTTCATCACATAGCTTCATTTTGGCttaaataaattggcttaattgcaattttggtccccttgttatctttttttacttttggtccccctattttaaaatctgaaATTTTAGTCCctgtattttagttttttgaggattttggtcccctgcaaattcgaagacaattttaaatgaaatgacacTCATATTGATGATGTGTCAATGCTAGTTCAGCAGTGAAATgttcaaaaaaactaattttatttaagatttatgttgaacatgtcatcaatgtgagtttcatttcattaaaaattgccttcggatttgcaaggggaccaaaatcctcaaaaaactaaaataaagggactaaaattcagaactttaaaatagggggaccaaaactaaaaaaaaatgataatagggtgaccaaaattgcaattaagccaaataaatataaatacctGAAAACACAATAAAATACCAACGTAAAGCAATATATTCGATAAAAACGATTAAATAATTCATGTAAATTAAGCCTAAAAGTTTGGTTTTGATCATCTCTTTTGCAATTGGATTTCAACAATTCACCATTTAGCCAAGTTATTAGTTATAAGTAATGTTTATTTATAGCCTCCAAAATATGGTTTGCATGTTTCTCTCCTAAATACATTTTATACATGCATGAGAAACTTCATATGGACAACTATCATAGATGATAGAAAGTTGTTGCTACTAATTTGAATATTATTTACTCTTATACATCTGTATGTGGCTTAGGACTCAAACAAATAAGACAATAAAGAAAGTTTGACGTCTTTCACTGAGTTAGAGGCTGGTTATCACTACAAGCCAATAGTCTTTCACACTACAAGGTAGATACTTAAAATACAAAGTATTGGTCAAACACCATATCTCCTCAACGGGGTATGGTATTAAGCACACATTAAATGTAATTAAAGATATAAGTAGGTGCAAAATTGGAAATGGAATCTACATAGTTTTATGAACAAATAATTGACTATTTAATATGCCACCTTCATATTATACATCTACCCCAAATTTCAAATATTCTCATAATACTCTGAAGCTATTTActtgtaaattttattttttttcaaaaaatattatttttttcaaaaaactaaaTTTCACTAGTTCAATCAAAATTTTCAATACCCTTTTTAGTCGTATATCGGAAATTATTTGATAATTCAAAATTTTTGGTAGTCATAaactgtaaattttaaaatttattatggagataaacttgaaatttcaaatttctagcGTTTTTAGAAAATTTTTATAGATTAACCGGAAATTTCTGGTAGATTCCACCCTTACTGGAAATTTCAAAttggaaaaaattataaaaaaaaaaacttgaaaaattgggaaaaaatgatttggttcagtattaccggaaatttcaaaattttcgggTTTTTCAACCTACCGGAAATTTCCGGTTCACTATGTAAACATACCTaccagaaatttgaaatttctggtaccgtaaatttcaaatttttggaAAACGTTATTTTTTACGGTAACTCATGGTAAATTATTCATAATTTCTGGTATAAACATAAAATTTCCGGTATCAGACGgtaaattttataatttccaaTAATTTTTAGAGTTGTTTTTGTAACTTCGTCACTTTTAAGGGTGCCATGTATAAGTTGAGGGGTGGCATGTTAAATCGTCCAAATAATTGCTTGGGAATCAAATTTCATGAAACGCATTTTGGGCTTCTCCCAATGAGCCATAAATTCTCCAAACATTTAAATTTACCACTTTTTTACAATGCAGCCACTGAAATATTCCACCTAATTTTATTACCCTTACTCCTCAACTTACAAATGGAAACTTATGTTGCTTTGATTCAATGTAAATGCTTATGTTGCTTTGATTCAATGTAAACTCTTATGCctttctttgtaattttttatgtTATGGGAAACTTAACTCATTTTCTATTTCAACTGACTATAAGGGTGTTTGTTCTAACCCTAGAAACTTAGGTTTAGTTTAGATTTACTTCTAATATGAATGAGTTTCTTAGCTAAGAtgagtttatgatttttttaattaggttCTATTGAAATTAAGTTAgttaaactaatttaaaattgGTTAAATAGAGtgataaaattttaacaaattgtTATTCTTCTGAGCTTGTTGTTGTTTAGTACATTGTTTTGTCCAATAAACGCTATAGTGGTTCTTATGAGCTTGTTGCTGTTTAGTTCATCTTTTGCTATCTGTTACTATTAGTGGTGCTTTAGTGATAACCTGATAAGTTTGTGCTCAAATTACAGGTACCCGATATGGTGCTAGTTTGAGGAAGCAAATTAAGAAAATGTAAATAAGTCAGTATAGTAAATTCTTCTGTGAGTTTTGCGGAAaggtatatattttctttttttccgtATGAGTTTTTTGAACTACGTTGGTTGACTATGTTCTCAATTGGCTGTTATGATTTCGTTGTATGCAGTATGTTGTTAAGAGAAAGGCTGTTGGTTTTTGGGGCTACAAATATTATGGAAAGGTGAAAGCTGGTGGTGTGAATTTTTCTCATTAGATTATTTGCTTGTATATAGTTTTTCTGATGTAATTTTacaattttgttattttgtttttgaaagtcatTGCAAGATCTCTTTTACTTCCTTAATTATTCTAGTATTTGATTCGGATATTTGACCAAGAGGAATTTTGAAGGTTTTGTAAGTGTAACAGTTATCTTAAGATTATTGAATACTATTTAGTTTGATGTGTTTGCATTTTCATCCTATGGTGAATATGTTGGTTGTTGTCTAATGGTGAATACATTCTAATTCTGAAACTGGTTATTTTTACATTTAGTAAATCAAATTCATTTAAAAACATTCTCAAGGCTATGTTTGTGCGTATGTTTTATGAAATGTGGTTATGTAACATCCTTGGGAAATGAAGTTTCTAGGATTATGTTTTGAagaattttatgtttttcttattaTAAAAATAGCGACACCAAAAAAATTATAGGAAATCCATCTCGATTATGCTAAAAAATAGCCTAATTTTTTAAGAAAGATATTACAATGGACGCGCCTTGCAACAGATGTAAAAACGTATATTTTACACTGGGGCATTAAGGCAACCAATGTTAAAACCTAGATTTTACATCGGGCCATTAAGGCAACCGATGTTAAATAttgtagttatttttaaaaaaatagaatcaaCCTCCTATTTCACATGAGATATAACAGTCAATCGATGTGGTAGGTGTATTTTTTACACTGGGTTGCTGACCGATGTAAAATGACTTTGATTTACTGCATCACTTGACTTTACATCAGACTcagacccgatgtaaaatgtgttttcgcccgatgtaaaatgtcttttctacactaaatttaaaataagagataaaaTACATGAAAGTGATTTTGAGCGCTCTCTTAGATTTTGCCTGCGTGAGTGTTGTTCTTCATTCATCTATATAGTCTCCTTTTTATAGTATGAATTGAGAGATCCGTTGGAGACATACTCTCTTGTTTTGGAAGGTTGATCATATACGCTTTAATACTCTTTCCAAGAATATAGATGTTGTCCATAGCCATATTTTTCCAGTCGTTACTTGCTTGATCCTGTATTAATTGTCTTTGATGAATTATGGATCTTCTGAACATCAATCTAACGTGTCTCTAAGAGGGAGCAGTCTCAGAACTTCTCTTGATAATTAAGTAGTGGCTCTTTATCAGAGTATGATTTACATCTTTGTTCATTGGTGCTTGTGAAGCGTTATAGTATCAGAACTTATTGTTCTTGTAAACTTCCTTCAAAGTTAGCATTAGAATTTTGTATTCTTGTAAACTTCTCCCAATGAAGTCTTTTACTTTTGAGAAAATAGTGTCAAGCTCTGGTCTTCTTAGGACGGAGATCAAGTGGCAAATAATTCTTGTTTGTTTAAGCTCTATTTTCTTCTTTAGAGTGCTTTAGGATTTCTAactttt
The Vicia villosa cultivar HV-30 ecotype Madison, WI linkage group LG6, Vvil1.0, whole genome shotgun sequence genome window above contains:
- the LOC131611183 gene encoding uncharacterized protein LOC131611183, with product MHSYIRLLYDRVLRGTPLSNRFRFVSSAHCSGMAIASERESVRQRLVDRFMSTGNTECLHLWAYNTRPVGAHWLLLAINPIREVVYYLNSVNGEWTNYPAMKDIVDLSIQVFRSQRDAQVSRTKSSNITWIQVQCPQQKNSYDCGYFVLRFMKEILQANQLEIPLTYLDEFRAAGYPKLKLEEIKEDLCHFYIKRFFM